The nucleotide window TTGTTCCTGTTGCAGGCCAATGCCGCTCGTGCTGTTGGCTTGGGGGTCACAGTCCACCAGCAAGACCTTTTTTTCCATAACGGCCAAGGCTGCTGACAGATTGATTGCCGTGGTGGTTTTTCCCACGCCGCCTTTTTGGTTGGCAATGGATATTATGCGAGCCATTGATGCCTCCCGCCCGTACGGGCAGTGGTGTGATTTTGCTGTTCACCTATTTCATGAGCTTTGTGGAAAGAGCGGCGAGCTTTAGATTTTTTAACGTTTCACATGAAACATTCATGAAAATCTTGAGGTGCGCACTTTGATGGTTGTAAAAGAGAGTACAGGCAGCGTCAAGTTGTAAAAAAATATTGCACCAAATTGTAAAAAATTTAGGAAAATGCGTACATGTCTATTGCTCGGGCCACCAGTTAGGCGCTAAAATATTCGGGCATGTAAAGAAAGATATTACTTGGTGGAGTGCGTATGGGGTCAAAAAAAATCCTGCTGGTTGATGATGAAGAGGAAGTGACACGCATTCTGGCTAAACGCCTGGGGCGCAGAGGGTACGAGTGCACCTCGGCCGCCAATGGGCAGTTGGCGCTGGATGCCATGCAGCAAGAAGCGTACAGCGTGGTTATAATGGATGTGAAAATGCCTGTTATGGATGGGATGAGCGCGTTGCAAAAAATCCATCAGCTTTGGCCGGAAACCCAGGTTATTCTGCTTTCTGGCCACGCCGATATGCAGCTGGCGGTACAGGCCATGAGCGAGGGGGCCTTTGGCTACCTCATGAAGCCGGTTGACCTTGACGAACTGCTTTTTAAAATTGAAGATGCCGCCACCCAGCGCCGCCTCGAAGCGGAGCAGGGCGGCGTAAACTGATTCGTCCCAAGGGCGTAAGGAATTTTAGTATGAGCATGTGGAAAAAAACAGGTTTGGTTGCCCTTGCGGCGCTTGTGGTTTTGGGTGGTCTTATTGCCTGCTCGCCCTGCCGGGCAGAAGCTGCGGCCGTGCAGATTACAGATGAAAATCTGGCGCAGATGCTGGAAAAATTGTTGCAGGAACGCCCTGATCTGGTGATGGACGTGTTGCGCAACAATAGCGAGGCAGTACTGGACATCGCCCAGCAGGGTTCCAACATGCGCAGGCAGCGCAGCCTTGAGGCGCAGTGGAGCCAGGAGATGAAGACGACCAAGTCCGTCAAGCTTGATGGCCGGCCTGTGCTGGGCCCCAAAAACGCCAAGGTGCGCATCGTGGCCTTTTCAGATTTTACCTGCCACTTTTGCCAGCAGGCATCAGGAACGGTGAGCGCCATTTTGAAGGAATACGGCAAGGACGTGAGCCTGGTGTTCAAAAACCTGCCTTTGGATGACAAAGGCCCGGCCAGTATCGCATCCAAGTATTTTCTCGCCATTGCGCAGCAGAGTGAAGAAAAAGCCTGGAAGTTCCATGACGCCCTGTTTGCCGGTCGCGACAAGCTTGTGACAGATGGCGAGGCTTTTTTGAAAACCACGGCCCAGGATCTTGGCGTGGACATGAAGCGCCTTGCCAAGGACGTGCACAGCAAAAAAGTGTCGGACATCATGGCCGAAGATCAGCAGGACGCGCAAAAGCTCGGCGTGGAAGGCACGCCGTATTTTCTCGTCAATGATCTTGTGGTGCGCGGCGCGTTGCCGCCGGATCTCTTCAAGAAGGCCATCGATATGGCCAAGGCCAAGGCTGAGGGTACTTCACCCAAATAGGCGGCCCGCAGCAGGAGCGACCAGCAGCAAAAGCGGGCAGTATCATGAGCGCCCACTATTGATTGCAGCCAGCAAAAAATGGCGATTGCCAAATTGTCAAAGGCTCCACATCCTACGGTGTGGAGCCTTTGTTGTAGCCAGGACTGCAGCCAGGGTAACGGTATCTACCGGGTTGTCGGGACCGCGCCCGCAAGGGGCTTTGCCCACACCATAAAAGGTAAGGCAAAGAGCAGACATAAAGCCCAACGTGACACGTGTGTACCTTGTTCTGCCATGAGCAAAATGAAAAAGCGTATGAGAAGAGAAAAAGCATGAAAATTTTTGCCGTCAAAGCAGAGGATTTGCCAGCCATTCTGGCGTTGCAGAAACAAGCCTTTGAAAGTGAGGCCCGGCTTGTGGGCAGTTATGAGATACCGCCCATGACGCAAACGCTCGCTGACCTTGAGCAGGAGTTTGCTACACGCGTCATGCTCAAGGCAGTAATGGACGATGGCGAGATTGTGGGATCAGTGCGGGCTAAAATTGAAAACACCACCGCCCATATCGGTCGGCTGATGGTCAAGCCAGAGCTTCAGGGGCAGGGCATTGGCACACGCTTGCTTGCTGCCATCGAAAAAGTGTGTGCGCAAAACCGCTACGAACTATTCACCAGCGCAAAAAGCCGTCGCAATGTGGCTTTGTATGAAAAAGCTGGATATTGCGCTTTTAAGGAAGCGGAGTTCATGCCCGGCGTGCGTCTTGTCTGGTTGCAAAAGAGCATCGGCTTCAAAAAAAGCTGTGATTAAAAAAGGAATTTGCGTTGTTGCCGCTGCGATCACTGGAGTACCCAGCCATTGCGGATATTCCGGTGGTGAATGCGGCGTATATAGCCAGGGTGTTATGCAGAGATAGCCAGGGTGGAGGCGAATATTGCAGCGCAACGGCGCAAACAGGCACTATTTGCGTTGAACAGACAAGCTGGGGCTATGGAAGGAGGGTGATGCGTCTGGCTCAGCCTTCGGAACCCGCGGCTGTGCTTTTACTGCGGATCATGCGTCCCATCCATTGCCGCAACTGCTCAAGATCAGCCTGTTGCGTTTTTTCAGACGATTGCAGCAAAAGACGCAAGGTATCAATATCCTGACGCAGCTCGGCATGTTGGGTTTCAATGGCGGGTTGAGACGCGCCTGCAGGCAGCCGCTCCACAACCAGATGCAGCAATTGCGCAATCCCTTCCAGGGCAGCGGTTTGCCGTTCCATCAACTGCAATGCCGCTGAAGGAAAAAAGTCCTGTGTAGGAGCCTGCACGGCCTGCAGTGGCTGGTGG belongs to Desulfovibrio sp. and includes:
- a CDS encoding GNAT family N-acetyltransferase — translated: MKIFAVKAEDLPAILALQKQAFESEARLVGSYEIPPMTQTLADLEQEFATRVMLKAVMDDGEIVGSVRAKIENTTAHIGRLMVKPELQGQGIGTRLLAAIEKVCAQNRYELFTSAKSRRNVALYEKAGYCAFKEAEFMPGVRLVWLQKSIGFKKSCD
- a CDS encoding sigma-54-dependent transcriptional regulator, translated to MGSKKILLVDDEEEVTRILAKRLGRRGYECTSAANGQLALDAMQQEAYSVVIMDVKMPVMDGMSALQKIHQLWPETQVILLSGHADMQLAVQAMSEGAFGYLMKPVDLDELLFKIEDAATQRRLEAEQGGVN
- a CDS encoding DsbA family protein, with the protein product MSMWKKTGLVALAALVVLGGLIACSPCRAEAAAVQITDENLAQMLEKLLQERPDLVMDVLRNNSEAVLDIAQQGSNMRRQRSLEAQWSQEMKTTKSVKLDGRPVLGPKNAKVRIVAFSDFTCHFCQQASGTVSAILKEYGKDVSLVFKNLPLDDKGPASIASKYFLAIAQQSEEKAWKFHDALFAGRDKLVTDGEAFLKTTAQDLGVDMKRLAKDVHSKKVSDIMAEDQQDAQKLGVEGTPYFLVNDLVVRGALPPDLFKKAIDMAKAKAEGTSPK
- a CDS encoding MerR family transcriptional regulator — encoded protein: MARKTAIGESLLSIADISRHFSLPESTTRYYCKRFAPFIPSVGDGRRRRYRRETLDIIAAILEQMQKSRTAAAVEDALLARFPRNALTFADHQPLQAVQAPTQDFFPSAALQLMERQTAALEGIAQLLHLVVERLPAGASQPAIETQHAELRQDIDTLRLLLQSSEKTQQADLEQLRQWMGRMIRSKSTAAGSEG